The following are from one region of the Hymenobacter sp. YIM 151858-1 genome:
- a CDS encoding pyridoxal phosphate-dependent aminotransferase: MPQVSSRGVAMPMSPYRKLTPYADAAKARGTRVYHLNIGQPDIETPPAVMAAVQQANIRVLEYSHGAGNLSYRQKLAQYYQRVGIEVSAAEIIVTAGGSEAILFAFLSCLNPGDELIVPEPYYGAYTAFAIAAGVHIVPVTAHIETGFALPPIAELEARITERTKAVLLCNPNNPTGYVYTRRELEQLLALCERHHLFLLSDEAYREFCYDAPYVSALHLGPPADEHVVLLDTISKRYSACGARIGALVTKNKAVYDAAFKFAQMRVSPPGLAQLLGEAAAELPDTYFDHTKAEYQTRRDRMVQRLQAIPGVQCPVPGGAFYVMPSLPVDDAERFAKWLLEEFEYEGQTVMISPATGFYATPGAGRQEVRLAYVLNLEAIDAAMDCLAHALQVYPGRQL, translated from the coding sequence ATGCCCCAAGTCTCTTCGCGTGGCGTGGCCATGCCCATGTCGCCTTACCGCAAGCTCACGCCCTACGCCGATGCCGCCAAAGCCCGCGGCACCCGGGTGTACCACCTCAACATCGGCCAACCCGATATCGAAACACCCCCGGCGGTAATGGCCGCGGTGCAGCAGGCCAACATTCGGGTGCTGGAGTACAGCCACGGCGCGGGCAACCTGAGCTACCGCCAAAAGCTGGCGCAGTACTACCAGCGGGTAGGTATTGAGGTGTCGGCCGCAGAAATCATCGTAACGGCGGGCGGCTCGGAGGCTATTCTATTTGCCTTTCTGAGCTGCCTGAACCCCGGCGACGAGCTGATTGTACCGGAGCCCTATTACGGCGCTTACACCGCGTTTGCTATTGCGGCCGGCGTGCACATTGTGCCCGTTACGGCGCACATCGAAACGGGCTTTGCCCTGCCGCCAATTGCCGAGCTGGAGGCCCGCATTACCGAGCGCACCAAAGCGGTGCTGCTCTGCAACCCCAACAACCCTACAGGCTACGTGTACACGCGCCGCGAGCTAGAGCAACTGCTGGCGCTGTGCGAACGGCACCACCTGTTTTTGCTTTCCGACGAGGCGTACCGCGAGTTTTGCTACGATGCCCCCTACGTAAGCGCCCTGCACCTAGGGCCACCTGCCGACGAGCACGTGGTGCTGCTCGATACCATTTCGAAGCGCTACAGCGCCTGCGGTGCGCGCATTGGTGCGTTGGTAACCAAAAACAAGGCGGTGTACGATGCAGCTTTCAAGTTTGCGCAGATGCGCGTGAGCCCGCCCGGCCTAGCACAACTGTTGGGCGAAGCCGCCGCCGAACTGCCCGATACCTACTTCGACCACACCAAAGCCGAGTATCAAACCCGCCGCGACCGGATGGTGCAGCGCCTGCAAGCCATTCCCGGCGTGCAGTGCCCCGTGCCGGGCGGCGCGTTCTATGTAATGCCCAGCCTACCCGTCGACGATGCGGAGCGCTTTGCCAAGTGGCTGCTCGAGGAATTCGAGTACGAGGGCCAAACCGTCATGATTTCGCCCGCTACAGGCTTCTACGCCACACCGGGCGCCGGCCGGCAAGAGGTGCGCTTGGCCTACGTGCTGAACTTAGAAGCCATTGATGCCGCCATGGATTGCCTCGCCCACGCGCTGCAGGTGTACCCCGGCCGGCAGCTGTAA
- a CDS encoding DUF3817 domain-containing protein: protein MQNSGLFSSTLGRLRVVGFLEGLSFLVLLGIAMPLKYIMGQPEAVRHVGMAHGVLFVLYVLLLIMATIEHSWSVRKAALGFVASLVPFGTFWADKRLFRE from the coding sequence ATGCAGAACTCCGGTTTGTTTTCTTCTACCCTAGGTCGCCTGCGCGTGGTGGGCTTCCTGGAGGGTTTGTCGTTTTTGGTACTGTTGGGCATTGCCATGCCGCTGAAGTACATCATGGGTCAGCCCGAAGCAGTGCGGCACGTAGGCATGGCGCACGGCGTGCTATTCGTGCTGTATGTGCTGCTGCTGATTATGGCCACCATCGAGCACAGCTGGTCGGTGCGCAAAGCCGCGCTGGGCTTTGTGGCCTCGCTGGTGCCGTTCGGCACGTTTTGGGCAGATAAGCGGCTGTTTCGGGAGTAG
- a CDS encoding M16 family metallopeptidase has product MKKPILLLLPAAMALGLMQCQPSKTATTASQPPQAAEAPRAKEYKYTTVEGDPLKTRIYTLDNGLTVYLSDYDDAPRIQTYVAVRAGSKNDPADATGLAHYLEHMVFKGTSRLGAQNVEAERQELQKIEGLYEKYRATRDAAQRKQLYHQIDSISGVAAKYAVANEYDKLMGAIGAKGSNAYTSVEQTVYQEDIPSNQVEKWASVQAERFGELVPRLFHTELEAVYEEKNRGLDNDFNKEFEALNASLFRKHQYGTQTTIGTIEHLQNPSITEIKRYFEKYYVPNNMAVAMSGDLDFDQTIRIVDQYFGKLQRKPLPDFVAAQEEPIAAPIVKEIKGPNAENVMLGFRFPGTATKDALALRMIDKILTNGQAGLIDLNLNQKQAVLEAASFTDLNNDYSTHVLYGTPRQGQTLDQVRDLLLAQLDKVKKGDFPEWLIPAIINNEQLQRTKSYESNEARAGAFVAAFVAREDWKDYLQQFEDFGKITKQDVMRVANQYYGPGYALIYKRTGKDTSTPKVIKPAITPVPVNRDAASDYYKQVVGMPSPELQPVFVDFKKDIQQTELKPGLPLYYTQNKENGLFSLYYVLDLGTNNDPKLGLAADYLQYLGTGKYSAAQLQQEFYKLGCSFGVQSGADRVFVSLSGLDKNLEPALQLFEQLLSNPTPDAEALKNMVAGVLKNRQDAKLNKGVILQQAMVNYAKYGPNNPFTNIVSEKELKALKPQDLIGRIKQLPTYQHRVLYYGPRGARELQSTLVAQHKTPAKLTPTPPVKEFAEQPLKDRCVYWTDYNMVQAEILFLSKRDAYDPKLVPTVSLYNEYFGGNMGSIVFQELRESKALAYSATSRYANADKVGRSNYQLSYIGTQADKLPEAMAGMQTLLNDMPMAEANLSVARQSIRNSIATERITKSDILFSYERARRLGLDYDLRRDIYEQTQNMSLADLKKFQEAKVKDQPQTILVIGSKDRLNFKELAKYGEVKQLTLKEIFGY; this is encoded by the coding sequence GTGAAAAAACCAATCCTGCTCCTGTTGCCGGCGGCAATGGCGCTGGGCCTGATGCAGTGCCAGCCCAGCAAAACCGCCACTACCGCCTCCCAGCCGCCGCAGGCCGCCGAGGCACCTAGGGCCAAAGAATACAAGTACACCACCGTGGAGGGCGACCCGCTGAAAACGCGCATCTACACCCTCGACAACGGCCTGACGGTGTACCTCTCCGACTACGACGACGCCCCGCGCATCCAAACGTACGTGGCCGTGCGGGCCGGCTCCAAAAACGACCCCGCCGACGCTACCGGCCTGGCGCACTACCTCGAGCACATGGTGTTTAAGGGCACCTCGCGCCTAGGTGCGCAGAACGTGGAAGCCGAACGGCAGGAGCTGCAGAAAATTGAGGGCCTGTACGAGAAGTACCGCGCCACCCGCGATGCCGCCCAGCGCAAGCAGCTGTACCACCAGATCGACTCCATCTCGGGCGTGGCGGCCAAGTACGCCGTGGCCAACGAGTACGATAAGCTGATGGGCGCCATCGGGGCGAAGGGCTCGAACGCCTATACCTCGGTGGAGCAGACGGTGTACCAGGAGGATATTCCGTCGAACCAGGTGGAGAAGTGGGCCTCGGTGCAGGCCGAGCGGTTTGGCGAGCTGGTGCCGCGCCTGTTCCACACCGAGCTGGAGGCCGTGTACGAGGAGAAAAACCGCGGCCTCGACAACGACTTCAACAAGGAGTTCGAGGCCCTGAACGCCTCGCTGTTCCGGAAACACCAGTACGGCACCCAAACCACCATTGGTACGATTGAGCACCTGCAGAACCCGTCCATCACGGAGATTAAGCGGTATTTCGAGAAGTACTACGTGCCGAACAACATGGCCGTGGCCATGAGCGGCGACCTGGATTTCGACCAGACCATCCGCATTGTGGACCAGTACTTTGGCAAGCTGCAGCGCAAGCCCCTGCCCGATTTTGTAGCGGCCCAGGAGGAGCCCATTGCGGCGCCCATCGTTAAGGAAATAAAAGGCCCCAACGCCGAAAACGTGATGCTGGGCTTCCGCTTCCCGGGCACGGCTACCAAGGATGCGCTGGCGCTGCGCATGATCGACAAGATCCTGACCAACGGCCAGGCCGGCCTCATCGACCTGAACCTGAACCAGAAACAGGCCGTGCTGGAAGCCGCCTCGTTTACCGACCTCAACAACGACTACAGCACCCACGTGCTGTACGGCACGCCGCGCCAGGGCCAAACCCTCGACCAGGTGCGCGACCTGCTGCTGGCGCAGTTGGATAAGGTGAAGAAGGGCGACTTTCCGGAGTGGCTGATTCCGGCCATCATCAACAACGAGCAGCTGCAGCGCACCAAAAGCTACGAGAGCAACGAAGCCCGCGCGGGCGCCTTTGTAGCCGCCTTTGTGGCGCGCGAAGACTGGAAGGACTACCTGCAGCAGTTCGAGGATTTCGGCAAAATCACGAAGCAGGACGTGATGCGCGTGGCCAACCAGTACTACGGCCCCGGTTACGCCCTCATTTACAAGCGCACCGGCAAAGACACCAGCACGCCTAAGGTGATTAAGCCGGCCATTACGCCGGTACCCGTAAACCGCGACGCGGCCTCTGACTACTACAAGCAGGTGGTGGGCATGCCTTCGCCCGAGCTGCAGCCGGTGTTCGTCGACTTTAAAAAGGACATTCAGCAAACGGAGCTGAAGCCCGGCCTTCCCCTGTACTACACCCAGAACAAGGAGAACGGCCTGTTCTCGCTGTACTACGTGCTCGACCTAGGCACCAACAACGACCCTAAGCTGGGCCTAGCAGCCGACTACCTGCAGTACCTGGGCACGGGCAAGTACTCGGCTGCGCAGCTGCAGCAGGAGTTTTATAAGCTCGGCTGCTCGTTTGGCGTGCAAAGCGGCGCCGACCGCGTGTTCGTCAGCCTTTCGGGCCTCGACAAAAACCTGGAGCCGGCGCTGCAGCTGTTCGAGCAGCTGCTGAGCAACCCCACGCCCGACGCCGAAGCCCTGAAAAACATGGTGGCCGGCGTGCTGAAAAACCGCCAGGATGCCAAGCTGAACAAAGGCGTGATTCTGCAGCAGGCCATGGTGAACTACGCCAAGTACGGCCCCAACAACCCCTTCACGAACATCGTGAGCGAAAAGGAGCTGAAGGCCCTGAAGCCGCAGGATTTGATCGGCCGCATCAAGCAGCTGCCTACGTATCAGCACCGCGTGCTGTACTATGGCCCGCGCGGCGCTCGGGAGTTGCAAAGCACGTTGGTAGCCCAGCACAAGACGCCCGCCAAGCTCACCCCTACCCCGCCGGTCAAGGAGTTTGCCGAGCAGCCGCTGAAGGACCGCTGCGTGTACTGGACCGACTACAACATGGTGCAGGCCGAAATCCTGTTCCTGAGCAAGCGCGACGCCTACGACCCCAAGCTGGTGCCCACCGTGAGCCTCTACAACGAGTACTTCGGCGGCAACATGGGTAGCATTGTGTTTCAGGAGCTGCGCGAGTCGAAGGCCCTGGCCTACTCGGCCACTTCGCGCTACGCCAACGCCGACAAAGTGGGCCGCTCCAACTACCAGCTCAGCTACATCGGCACCCAGGCCGATAAGCTGCCCGAGGCCATGGCCGGCATGCAAACCCTGCTGAACGACATGCCCATGGCCGAGGCCAACCTCAGCGTGGCCCGCCAGAGCATCCGCAACAGCATTGCTACGGAGCGCATCACCAAGTCGGATATCCTGTTCAGCTACGAGCGGGCCCGCCGCCTGGGCCTCGACTACGACCTGCGCCGCGACATCTACGAGCAGACCCAAAACATGAGCCTCGCCGATCTGAAGAAATTTCAGGAAGCCAAGGTGAAAGACCAGCCGCAAACCATCCTGGTTATCGGCTCGAAAGACCGCCTGAACTTCAAGGAGCTGGCCAAATACGGTGAGGTGAAGCAGCTCACGCTGAAGGAAATCTTCGGCTATTAA
- a CDS encoding NAD(P)-dependent alcohol dehydrogenase yields the protein MQPTKAYAAPAANIPLAPFDFERREVGPHDVQIEILYCGVCHSDLHQVRDEWGGSIFPMVPGHEIVGRVTKVGEHVRQFKPGDLAGVGCMVDSCRTCPSCKEGLEQYCEVGFVGTYNGRELSNGAPTYGGYSKLIVVDEAFTLRVPDSLPLEGVAPLLCAGITTYSPLRQWKVGQGHRVAVMGLGGLGHMAVKLAVAMGAEVTVLSTSPGKQADAEALGAHKFVVTKDQAALKSVSNYFDFIINTVSAPLDMGMYVNLLRRDGTMILLGVPPEAPQLHAFNLIAKRRRIAGSLIGGIEETQEMLDFCARHNITSDVEVIPIDYINEAYERMLKGDVKYRFVIDLATL from the coding sequence ATGCAACCAACGAAAGCCTACGCAGCGCCGGCGGCCAACATTCCGCTCGCACCGTTTGATTTTGAGCGCCGCGAAGTGGGCCCCCACGACGTGCAGATCGAAATTCTGTACTGCGGTGTGTGCCACTCCGATTTGCACCAAGTCCGCGACGAGTGGGGCGGCTCCATCTTCCCGATGGTGCCCGGCCACGAAATTGTGGGCCGCGTAACCAAAGTAGGGGAGCACGTGCGCCAGTTTAAGCCCGGCGACCTAGCCGGCGTGGGCTGCATGGTCGATTCGTGCCGCACCTGCCCCAGCTGCAAAGAGGGCCTCGAGCAGTACTGCGAAGTGGGCTTTGTGGGCACCTACAACGGCCGCGAGCTAAGCAACGGCGCGCCCACCTACGGTGGCTACTCCAAGCTGATTGTGGTGGATGAGGCCTTCACTCTGCGCGTGCCCGACTCGCTGCCGCTCGAAGGCGTAGCGCCGCTGCTGTGCGCCGGCATCACCACCTACTCGCCGCTGCGCCAGTGGAAAGTGGGCCAAGGCCACCGCGTGGCCGTAATGGGCCTAGGCGGCCTGGGCCACATGGCCGTGAAGCTGGCAGTTGCCATGGGGGCCGAGGTAACGGTGCTCAGCACCTCGCCGGGCAAGCAAGCCGATGCCGAAGCCCTAGGTGCCCACAAGTTTGTGGTGACCAAGGACCAAGCCGCGCTCAAGAGCGTGTCGAACTACTTCGACTTCATCATCAATACCGTATCGGCACCGCTCGATATGGGCATGTACGTGAACCTGCTCCGCCGCGACGGCACCATGATTTTGCTGGGCGTACCGCCCGAAGCGCCGCAGCTGCATGCTTTCAACCTGATTGCCAAGCGCCGCCGCATTGCCGGCTCGCTAATCGGCGGCATCGAGGAAACGCAGGAAATGCTCGACTTCTGCGCCCGTCACAACATCACGTCCGATGTGGAGGTCATCCCGATCGACTACATCAACGAAGCCTACGAACGCATGTTGAAAGGCGACGTGAAGTACCGCTTCGTAATCGATTTGGCTACGCTGTAG
- the icd gene encoding NADP-dependent isocitrate dehydrogenase, with protein sequence MADQKITIKNGKLNVPDRPTIPFIEGDGTGPDIWAASVRVFDAAVEKAYGGQRKIEWKEVLAGEKSFKQLNNWLPNETLDAFREYLVGIKGPLTTPVGGGIRSLNVALRQELDLYACVRPVRWFQGVPSPVKHPELTDMVIFRENTEDIYAGIEYMNGTPQAQKMLEFLQDEMGVKKIRFPESSSFGIKPVSKEGTERLVRAAIEYAISHNKPSVTLVHKGNIMKFTEGAFKTWGYELAEREFGDKVFTWAQYDKLAAKHGTEAANTHMKNEEAAGKIIIKDSIADAFLQQILLRPSEYSVVATLNLNGDYISDALAAIVGGIGIAPGANINYVTGHAIFEATHGTAPKYAGLDKVNPGSVILSGALMLEHMGWQEAADLIYKGLEASIAAKRVTYDFERLMEGATLLKCSEFGEEIVKNM encoded by the coding sequence ATGGCAGACCAGAAGATTACCATCAAGAACGGCAAACTTAACGTTCCTGACCGCCCCACCATCCCGTTCATCGAAGGCGACGGTACCGGTCCGGACATCTGGGCTGCCTCGGTGCGCGTATTCGACGCCGCCGTTGAGAAAGCCTACGGCGGACAGCGTAAGATCGAGTGGAAAGAGGTGCTGGCCGGCGAAAAGTCGTTCAAGCAACTCAACAACTGGCTGCCCAACGAAACCCTCGACGCTTTCCGCGAATACCTCGTGGGCATCAAAGGCCCCCTCACCACGCCCGTAGGCGGCGGCATTCGCTCGCTGAACGTGGCCCTGCGCCAGGAGCTCGACCTGTACGCCTGCGTGCGCCCGGTGCGCTGGTTCCAGGGTGTGCCTTCGCCCGTGAAGCACCCCGAGCTGACCGACATGGTCATCTTCCGCGAAAACACCGAGGACATCTACGCCGGCATCGAGTACATGAACGGCACGCCGCAGGCCCAGAAAATGCTGGAATTCCTGCAGGACGAGATGGGCGTGAAGAAAATCCGCTTCCCCGAGTCGTCGTCGTTCGGCATTAAGCCGGTTTCGAAAGAGGGCACCGAGCGCCTCGTGCGCGCCGCCATCGAGTACGCCATCAGCCACAACAAGCCCTCGGTAACACTGGTGCACAAGGGCAACATCATGAAGTTCACCGAGGGTGCCTTCAAGACGTGGGGCTACGAGCTGGCCGAGCGCGAGTTCGGCGACAAGGTGTTTACCTGGGCGCAATACGACAAGCTGGCTGCCAAGCACGGCACCGAAGCGGCCAACACCCACATGAAAAACGAGGAGGCTGCCGGCAAGATTATCATCAAAGACAGCATCGCCGACGCCTTCCTGCAGCAAATCCTGCTCCGCCCCTCGGAGTACTCGGTAGTAGCTACCCTGAACCTGAACGGCGACTACATTTCCGACGCCCTGGCGGCTATCGTAGGCGGCATCGGCATTGCGCCGGGCGCCAACATCAACTACGTAACCGGCCACGCCATTTTCGAAGCTACCCACGGCACCGCGCCCAAGTACGCCGGCCTCGACAAGGTGAACCCCGGCTCGGTAATCCTGTCGGGTGCGCTGATGCTGGAGCACATGGGCTGGCAGGAAGCCGCCGACCTGATCTACAAGGGCCTGGAAGCTTCCATCGCCGCCAAGCGCGTAACCTACGACTTCGAACGCCTGATGGAGGGTGCTACCCTGCTGAAGTGCTCGGAGTTCGGCGAGGAGATTGTGAAGAACATGTAA
- a CDS encoding DinB family protein: protein MNNPAATQPEVWLRGPLPDMPALLQPVAHALLQAREELEAELHRFPDALLWQRPAGVASVGFHLQHLAGVLDRLLTYARAEQLSPAQLAYLGAEGKPGQTTASTAELLQAFSQQVERALAQLRATNPATLAEARGVGRAQLPSTVLGLLVHAAEHTMRHLGQLLVTARVLQAGAGQ, encoded by the coding sequence ATGAACAACCCCGCTGCCACCCAGCCCGAAGTATGGCTGCGCGGCCCCCTGCCCGATATGCCGGCCTTACTGCAGCCCGTGGCGCATGCTCTGCTGCAAGCCCGCGAAGAGCTCGAAGCCGAGCTGCACCGCTTCCCCGATGCGCTGCTGTGGCAGCGGCCCGCTGGCGTGGCTTCCGTAGGCTTTCATTTGCAGCACCTCGCGGGCGTGCTCGACCGCCTGCTGACTTACGCCCGCGCCGAGCAGCTTAGCCCCGCCCAGCTTGCTTACCTGGGTGCCGAAGGCAAACCCGGCCAAACCACCGCCAGCACTGCCGAGCTATTGCAAGCTTTCAGCCAACAAGTAGAGCGCGCTTTGGCACAGCTGCGGGCCACCAACCCCGCCACCCTCGCCGAGGCGCGCGGGGTGGGGCGGGCGCAGCTGCCCTCCACGGTGCTGGGCCTGCTGGTGCACGCGGCCGAGCATACCATGCGGCACCTAGGGCAATTGCTGGTTACGGCGCGCGTGCTGCAAGCCGGTGCCGGGCAGTAG
- a CDS encoding DUF4397 domain-containing protein: MNTRLLYLAALSAAALLGQACSADKSEAPAPKPAPQGQVRIVNNLTASQPITGEIQLYVGGKAVGPGAATGKATPYQPVAAGEHFVQIMLPTASGSGTQWVQFSALPIAESKRYSLFTRSTGSLHHTALVVEEAALPAPVAGKAHIRVVNTASQATPVRIEDQQSNTALYSEVGWGAVTAYQAVDARTYRLNVMRATSPQTPLFVQGAALEPGKAYSLVLRGSTEASAVPTEQLAFDVIEDQ, encoded by the coding sequence ATGAACACACGTTTACTTTATCTAGCTGCTCTCAGCGCCGCTGCCCTGTTGGGCCAAGCCTGCTCCGCCGATAAATCGGAGGCTCCTGCGCCTAAACCCGCGCCCCAAGGTCAGGTGCGCATCGTCAACAACCTCACCGCCAGCCAGCCGATTACGGGCGAAATTCAGCTGTACGTGGGCGGCAAAGCCGTGGGGCCCGGCGCGGCCACCGGCAAAGCCACTCCCTACCAACCGGTAGCGGCCGGCGAGCATTTCGTGCAGATTATGCTGCCCACGGCATCGGGTAGCGGCACGCAGTGGGTGCAGTTCAGCGCTTTGCCCATTGCCGAGAGCAAGCGCTACTCGTTGTTTACGCGCAGCACCGGCAGCTTGCACCACACCGCGCTGGTGGTGGAGGAAGCTGCCTTGCCCGCGCCCGTGGCCGGCAAAGCGCACATCCGGGTTGTCAACACGGCTTCGCAGGCCACGCCCGTGCGCATCGAGGATCAGCAAAGCAACACCGCGCTTTACTCCGAAGTAGGCTGGGGAGCCGTAACTGCCTACCAGGCCGTTGATGCACGCACGTACCGCCTGAACGTGATGCGCGCAACCAGCCCCCAAACGCCCTTGTTCGTGCAAGGCGCTGCGCTGGAGCCAGGCAAAGCGTATAGCCTTGTGCTGCGCGGTTCCACGGAAGCCAGCGCCGTTCCCACCGAGCAGTTGGCCTTCGATGTGATTGAAGATCAGTAA